GTCGATGGAGTTGGAGCGGGCGGCAGCCTGAGCGCTGCGGCGGGGGACCGGGCGCGCAGCCGGGGTCAGATCGCCCGCCGAATCTCTCGCATCGCCTTTCCGAAAGCGGATCGGATCTCGGTCAGGCCCGCCATCGAGCCACGCTCCACGCGTCGTTCCCCTCCGACGTACACGGCCTCGATGTCGCGTTCATCGCCCGCCACGAGCCACGCGTCCATGACGGTCTCCCAATCGTGCCCCAGGGTGTGCGGGCCCTCCCGGTCGAGGACAACGAAGTCAGCCCGGTAGCCGGGTTCGATTCGCCCAAGCCGCATCGGCGCCCCGGCGCCGCCCGTCCGGCCGGGCCGGCCCGCCACAGCCTCGCCCCCACCCTCGGCCAACCATGACCAGACGACCGGACCCGCGCCCGCTTCGGTAGCCAGACGCGCCCTTCGGCGATCCCGCAGCCGTTGCCCATATTCGAGTTGCCTCGCCTCCTCGATCGCGGAGATGCGGACGTTCGCGTCGGAGCCCACTGCGACCGCGCCACCGGCAAGAAAGTGCTCGCGGGCGGGAAAGATGCCGTCCCCAAGGTGGGCTTCCGTGATCGGACACAGAACGACCCTCGCCCCAGCGCTCCGGAGCCGGGAACGCTCCGCCTCCGTGGCGTGCGTCGCATGCACGAGACTCCAGCGCGCGCCCAGGTCGACCGTGCCCGCGAGGAGATCGATCGGTGTGCGGCCTCGAGCCGCGAGACACTCCTCGACCTCGAGTTCCTGCTCGCTGACGTGGATGTGCAGCGGCGCCTCGGGGCCCAGCGTCGCGTCGACCGCCGCCACGAGTTCCGCGAGGTCGGCCGGGGGCACGGCGCGGAGTGAGTGGGGCGCCACCCCGGCCACCGCCGGGCCCAGTGCCTCGACGGCGGCCATGAAGTCGTCCACCGAAT
This sequence is a window from Candidatus Palauibacter australiensis. Protein-coding genes within it:
- the hutF gene encoding formimidoylglutamate deiminase, translated to MSTKSRTLRFRAILGPGGLERDRSVEVAPDGTIRAIRAVRDGGVTYDGGLAVPGMPNAHSHIFQCALAGFGEEARGDDSFWSWRRAMYRLANSITPAQLFDTARHGYARMLRTGFTHVVEFHYLHHGPNGARGPETTEAVLAAAAEVGLPISLLPVYYRTAGFDGAAPHAGQRRFAHDSVDDFMAAVEALGPAVAGVAPHSLRAVPPADLAELVAAVDATLGPEAPLHIHVSEQELEVEECLAARGRTPIDLLAGTVDLGARWSLVHATHATEAERSRLRSAGARVVLCPITEAHLGDGIFPAREHFLAGGAVAVGSDANVRISAIEEARQLEYGQRLRDRRRARLATEAGAGPVVWSWLAEGGGEAVAGRPGRTGGAGAPMRLGRIEPGYRADFVVLDREGPHTLGHDWETVMDAWLVAGDERDIEAVYVGGERRVERGSMAGLTEIRSAFGKAMREIRRAI